From Myxocyprinus asiaticus isolate MX2 ecotype Aquarium Trade chromosome 25, UBuf_Myxa_2, whole genome shotgun sequence, one genomic window encodes:
- the LOC127415776 gene encoding mitotic checkpoint serine/threonine-protein kinase BUB1-like isoform X2 produces the protein MDVNSYFQAFESSVSGYVGDDPLDPWVKFVQFLESKLSPEERKGMSVVLDRLVQTFLQDERYHNDLRYVTHCVKCASFYSDPIEVYSHLHGQGVGTQTAVLYIDWAHQFEKKGLLAQTETVYQRALENAAQPQDIVLQQYKLFQGRISANTETAQPDNVRQPLQNSQLVNQNPRQRDAVQPQCKEPEEPSPAPRTVHIISRSENNPSRTSSSNAVQCVSMYCVDELKCDGSELSFEELRATRYFAKCKQQEEQRRLAEEHRRLWEDEEEVRKMKQLLDDLEKNVTLQPESHIQRAALRTVEAPEPAAMYQPHTGLQLRTGHEVKSDSALSSRHVPEASGADHGSWAECVSGFRESLPDPVSHSNASTSLMQSSHCAVPESRGDHDVFKPGEADGDGTADTSCGGFSHSHVTPNTSLGFIHATPSRVQPSPTVNTREALGVIMDMFQAPTLLQETMFNSLIQPEDSFEKSCRITGSAPLCVKPPSTTPFKIFQDKDEQENGGSDAAVKRTKPAVSRVLTEIPVSKANDTPVSTESIADESTVWGARNVSVGPCPNHTYDFTLSAHLVSTPLHPHAPHSWDMEQESEENMPLRAVGCPEENPFMRQPTKLSPIIEQSPADEKASEVVECSMRAQGTIVGEGVSLAHQSQGLSLAQHSQMTCSRDPLAALSFPDQTVLRSEDESMKSINISTRPSWSIYRCPEKEPEPDPMHSNVFAPNRDVLVHEDVVDALLPKRSFHRRESGRKPLKSQDVVSRSLCEQDVLMSPKPAPGLHWLQVDSFAPTTDPDLDVMMSPTSGAERSIIAKPAWTIYQSPEKAPEQHVLWATNPEPMAEQDLDVLSAPKAVKVLLPKKSLKQRRSGVKASQMFHESLLMSPTQASKPAQEVPMSPDAASGPNWLCTDSPQWPKETNLDVANPPQSSKKISFPAVGSTTLLPSPARKAVGGVEVPMSPMDTSRPVFVNLVSDPWNEDLIVSLLSNLQPPLSSHRNLTVWSCRLPTITPKMTVQIAGESLRVDFVLGQGAFATVYQATNLMTTQKLFLKVQKPANPWEFYIDSQLNGRLQPSVRHLFNTIHSAHLFINGSVLIGELHNCGTLLNVINLYKNRSEKAMPQALVIYFTVCILHMVEQLHQANIIHADIKPDNFLLGERFLENDCFEQDNLQHGLALVDLGQSIDMTLFPEGTVFTAKCMTSGFQCVEMLSGRPWNYQTDYFGIAGTVYCMIFGTYMQVKNEGGVWKTNGVFKRNIHADLWQDFFHTLLNVPDCNSLPCLRSLRLRLNAVLQENYSTKLRSLKNRLVIQILESHSSRR, from the exons ATGGACGTTAACTCATATTTTCA GGCCTTTGAGTCAAGTGTGAGTGGTTATGTTGGAGACGACCCCTTAGATCCTTGGGTCAA GTTTGTACAGTTTCTAGAGAGCAAGCTGTCCCCTGAGGAGAGGAAGGGGATGTCTGTCGTGCTGGACCGCCTTGTTCAAACCTTCCTTCAAGATGAGCGATACCATAACGACCTGCGATACGTCACTCACTGCGTCAAATGT GCGAGTTTCTACAGTGACCCGATTGAGGTGTACAGTCATCTGCATGGCCAGGGCGTTGGGACGCAAACAGCAGTGCTGTATATTGACTGGGCCCATCAGTTTGAGAAGAAAGGTCTGCTCGCGCAGACTGAGACCGTGTACCAGAGAGCTCTAGAGAACGCGGCCCAGCCACAGGACATTGTGCTTCAACAGTACAA GCTCTTTCAGGGGAGAATATCTGCAAATACTGAGACAGCACAACCAG ATAATGTACGGCAGCCACTTCAGAACTCACAACTTGTCAATCAGAATCCCAGACAGAGAGATGCTGTTCAACCGCAATGCAAG GAGCCAGAAGAGCCCTCTCCTGCTCCTAGAACAGTGCACAT AATCTCTCGATCAGAGAATAACCCGAGCCGGACGAGCAGCAGTAATGCGGTGCAGTGTGTGTCCATGTACTGTGTGGATGAGCTGAAGTGTGACGGATCAGAGCTGTCTTTTGAAGAGCTCCGAGCCACACGCTACTTTGCTAAATGTAAACAGCAGGAGGAACAGCGCAGACTGG CGGAGGAGCATCGTAGACTGtgggaggatgaggaggaggTAAGGAAGATGAAGCAGCTCTTGGATGATCTGGAGAAGAATGTGACTCTACAGCCAGAG AGTCACATCCAGAGAGCTGCACTGCGCACGGTTGAAGCCCCGGAGCCAGCAGCAATGTACCAGCCTCATACAGGACTGCAGCTCCGCACAGGACATGAGGTGAAATCAGACAGCGCTCTGTCCTCCAGACACGTGCCAGAAGCAAGCGGCGCAGATCATGGCTCCTGGGCCGAATGTGTCAGTGGCTTTAGAGAGAGCCTGCCTGATCCTGTATCACACAGCAATGCCAGCACGTCCCTGATGCAGAGCAGCCACTGTGCTGTCCCGGAGAGCAGAGGAGATCA TGATGTATTTAAACCGGGCGAGGCAGATGGAGACGGAACAGCAGACA catcaTGTGGAGGTTTCAGTCACTCTCACGTTACTCCAAACACATCGCTGGGTTTCATTCACGCCACACCATCTCGTGTTCAACCTTCCCCCACTGTCAACACACGAGAGGCTTTGg GTGTGATCATGGACATGTTTCAGGCGCCCACGCTCCTCCAGGAGACCATGTTCAACAGCCTCATCCAGCCTGAGGACAGCTTTGAGAAGAGCTGCAGAATCACTG gtAGTGCCCCCTTGTGTGTTAAACCACCCAGCACGACTCCATTCAAGATTTTCCAGGACAAAGATGAGCAGGAGAATGGAGG TTCTGATGCGGCAGTGAAAAGAACCAAACCAGCCGTGAGCCGAGTGCTGACAGAAATCCCAGTATCCAAAGCCAAT GACACTCCAGTCAGCACTGAGTCTATAGCAGATGAGAGTACCGTATGGGGCGCTCGTAACGTCTCAGTGGGCCCGTGTCCCAACCACACATATGATTTCACCCTGTCCGCTCATCTGGTGTCCACACCGCTCCACCCTCACGCTCCTCACTCATGGGATATGGAGCAGGAGTCAG AGGAAAACATGCCACTCAGAGCTGTTGGCTGTCCTGAGGAAAATCCATTCATGCGGCAGCCGACTAAACTCAG TCCTATCATTGAGCAGAGTCCAGCAGATGAGAAGGCATCAGAGGTGGTCGAGTGCAGCATGCGTGCTCAAGGTACTATTGTTGGTGAAGGCGTGTCTTTGGCTCATCAGAGTCAGGGGCTTTCTCTGGCCCAGCACAGCCAAATGACTTGCAGCAGGGACCCGCTGGCCGCCCTGTCCTTCCCCGATCAGACAGTCCTGAGGTCGGAGGACGAATCCATGAAGTCCATCAACATAAGCACCAGACCCAGCTGGAGCATCTATCGCTGCCCAGAGAAAGAGCCAGAACCAGATCCGATGCACTCTAATGTATTTGCCCCTAATAGAGATGTCTTAGTACATGAAGACGTTGTTGATGCTCTCCTGCCAAAGAGGTCCTTTCACAGGCGAGAGTCAGGGAGGAAGCCTTTGAAGAGTCAGGATGTTGTCAGCAGGTCCCTCTGTGAGCAAGATGTCCTGATGAGTCCAAAACCTGCTCCTGGACTGCACTGGTTACAGGTGGACAGCTTTGCACCTACAACAGATCCAGATCTTGATGTCATGATGAGTCCGACCTCTGGAGCGGAACGGAGCATTATCGCCAAGCCTGCCTGGACCATCTACCAGAGTCCGGAGAAAGCACCCGAACAACACGTCCTGTGGGCAACGAATCCAGAACCAATGGCAGAGCAGGATTTAGACGTGCTCTCAGCTCCTAAGGCTGTTAAAGTTCTCCTTCCAAAGAAATCATTAAAGCAGCGGAGGTCCGGGGTGAAGGCTTCACAGATGTTTCATGAATCTCTCTTGATGAGTCCAACGCAAGCCTCTAAACCAGCTCAGGAAGTGCCCATGAGTCCAGACGCAGCATCGGGACCGAACTGGCTCTGCACCGACAGCCCTCAATGGCCGAAGGAAACAAATCTGGATGTGGCCAACCCACCACAGAGCTCCAAGAAAATCTCTTTTCCTGCAGTAGGAAGCACAACGCTTCTGCCGAGTCCGGCTCGGAAGGCTGTCGGTGGAGTGGAGGTTCCTATGAGCCCCATGGACACATCCAGACCAG TCTTTGTGAATCTGGTGTCAGATCCCTGGAATGAGGACTTGATAGTCTCTCTGCTGTCGAACCTGCAGCCTCCTCTCTCATCCCATCGCAACCTCACTGTCTGGAGCTGTCGCCTGCCCACCATCACTCCCAAAATGACTGTTCAGATCG CGGGAGAGTCACTGCGAGTGGACTTTGTTCTCGGACAGGGGGCTTTTGCCACAGTATACCAGGCCACCAATCTGATGACCACACAAAAACTCTTCCTGAAG GTGCAGAAGCCAGCGAACCCCTGGGAGTTTTACATCGACAGTCAGCTGAACGGCCGCCTGCAGCCCAGTGTACGGCATCTCTTCAACACCATACACTCGGCTCACCTCTTCATCAATGGCAGTGTCCTCATTGGAGAGCTGCACAACTGTGGCACACTACTG AATGTTATTAACCTGTATAAGAACCGCAGTGAGAAGGCGATGCCTCAAGCTCTAGTGATCTACTTCACTGTCTGCATACTGCACATGGTCGAGCAGCTACATCAGGCCAACATCATACATGCTGACATCAAACCTGACAACTTCCTGTTGGGAGAGAG GTTTCTGGAGAATGACTGCTTTGAGCAGGATAATCTACAGCACGGTTTGGCTCTTGTTGATCTGGGTCAGAGCATTGATATGACACTCTTCCCAGAAGGCACAGTGTTCACTGCCAAATGTATGACATCAGGCTTCCAGTGTGTGGAGATGCTGAGCGGGCGACCCTGGAACTACCAG ACCGATTACTTTGGCATTGCGGGAACGGTCTATTGTATGATATTTGGGACGTACATGCAAGTTAAAAATGAAGGTGGAGTTTGGAAAACAAATGGAGTGTTCAAAAG GAACATTCATGCTGATCTTTGGCAGGACTTCTTCCACACACTGCTGAACGTGCCAGACTGCAACTCTTTACCATGTCTGCGCAGTCTTCGTCTGCGTCTGAACGCAGTCTTGCAGGAGAACTACAGCACCAAACTGCGCAGCCTGAAGAACAGACTGGTGATCCAGATCCTGGAGTCTCACTCCTCGCGCAGATGA
- the LOC127415776 gene encoding mitotic checkpoint serine/threonine-protein kinase BUB1-like isoform X1, with product MEGPCRGSTGRAFESSVSGYVGDDPLDPWVKFVQFLESKLSPEERKGMSVVLDRLVQTFLQDERYHNDLRYVTHCVKCASFYSDPIEVYSHLHGQGVGTQTAVLYIDWAHQFEKKGLLAQTETVYQRALENAAQPQDIVLQQYKLFQGRISANTETAQPDNVRQPLQNSQLVNQNPRQRDAVQPQCKEPEEPSPAPRTVHIISRSENNPSRTSSSNAVQCVSMYCVDELKCDGSELSFEELRATRYFAKCKQQEEQRRLAEEHRRLWEDEEEVRKMKQLLDDLEKNVTLQPESHIQRAALRTVEAPEPAAMYQPHTGLQLRTGHEVKSDSALSSRHVPEASGADHGSWAECVSGFRESLPDPVSHSNASTSLMQSSHCAVPESRGDHDVFKPGEADGDGTADTSCGGFSHSHVTPNTSLGFIHATPSRVQPSPTVNTREALGVIMDMFQAPTLLQETMFNSLIQPEDSFEKSCRITGSAPLCVKPPSTTPFKIFQDKDEQENGGSDAAVKRTKPAVSRVLTEIPVSKANDTPVSTESIADESTVWGARNVSVGPCPNHTYDFTLSAHLVSTPLHPHAPHSWDMEQESEENMPLRAVGCPEENPFMRQPTKLSPIIEQSPADEKASEVVECSMRAQGTIVGEGVSLAHQSQGLSLAQHSQMTCSRDPLAALSFPDQTVLRSEDESMKSINISTRPSWSIYRCPEKEPEPDPMHSNVFAPNRDVLVHEDVVDALLPKRSFHRRESGRKPLKSQDVVSRSLCEQDVLMSPKPAPGLHWLQVDSFAPTTDPDLDVMMSPTSGAERSIIAKPAWTIYQSPEKAPEQHVLWATNPEPMAEQDLDVLSAPKAVKVLLPKKSLKQRRSGVKASQMFHESLLMSPTQASKPAQEVPMSPDAASGPNWLCTDSPQWPKETNLDVANPPQSSKKISFPAVGSTTLLPSPARKAVGGVEVPMSPMDTSRPVFVNLVSDPWNEDLIVSLLSNLQPPLSSHRNLTVWSCRLPTITPKMTVQIAGESLRVDFVLGQGAFATVYQATNLMTTQKLFLKVQKPANPWEFYIDSQLNGRLQPSVRHLFNTIHSAHLFINGSVLIGELHNCGTLLNVINLYKNRSEKAMPQALVIYFTVCILHMVEQLHQANIIHADIKPDNFLLGERFLENDCFEQDNLQHGLALVDLGQSIDMTLFPEGTVFTAKCMTSGFQCVEMLSGRPWNYQTDYFGIAGTVYCMIFGTYMQVKNEGGVWKTNGVFKRNIHADLWQDFFHTLLNVPDCNSLPCLRSLRLRLNAVLQENYSTKLRSLKNRLVIQILESHSSRR from the exons ATGGAGGGGCCTTGTCGGGGGAGCACAGGAAG GGCCTTTGAGTCAAGTGTGAGTGGTTATGTTGGAGACGACCCCTTAGATCCTTGGGTCAA GTTTGTACAGTTTCTAGAGAGCAAGCTGTCCCCTGAGGAGAGGAAGGGGATGTCTGTCGTGCTGGACCGCCTTGTTCAAACCTTCCTTCAAGATGAGCGATACCATAACGACCTGCGATACGTCACTCACTGCGTCAAATGT GCGAGTTTCTACAGTGACCCGATTGAGGTGTACAGTCATCTGCATGGCCAGGGCGTTGGGACGCAAACAGCAGTGCTGTATATTGACTGGGCCCATCAGTTTGAGAAGAAAGGTCTGCTCGCGCAGACTGAGACCGTGTACCAGAGAGCTCTAGAGAACGCGGCCCAGCCACAGGACATTGTGCTTCAACAGTACAA GCTCTTTCAGGGGAGAATATCTGCAAATACTGAGACAGCACAACCAG ATAATGTACGGCAGCCACTTCAGAACTCACAACTTGTCAATCAGAATCCCAGACAGAGAGATGCTGTTCAACCGCAATGCAAG GAGCCAGAAGAGCCCTCTCCTGCTCCTAGAACAGTGCACAT AATCTCTCGATCAGAGAATAACCCGAGCCGGACGAGCAGCAGTAATGCGGTGCAGTGTGTGTCCATGTACTGTGTGGATGAGCTGAAGTGTGACGGATCAGAGCTGTCTTTTGAAGAGCTCCGAGCCACACGCTACTTTGCTAAATGTAAACAGCAGGAGGAACAGCGCAGACTGG CGGAGGAGCATCGTAGACTGtgggaggatgaggaggaggTAAGGAAGATGAAGCAGCTCTTGGATGATCTGGAGAAGAATGTGACTCTACAGCCAGAG AGTCACATCCAGAGAGCTGCACTGCGCACGGTTGAAGCCCCGGAGCCAGCAGCAATGTACCAGCCTCATACAGGACTGCAGCTCCGCACAGGACATGAGGTGAAATCAGACAGCGCTCTGTCCTCCAGACACGTGCCAGAAGCAAGCGGCGCAGATCATGGCTCCTGGGCCGAATGTGTCAGTGGCTTTAGAGAGAGCCTGCCTGATCCTGTATCACACAGCAATGCCAGCACGTCCCTGATGCAGAGCAGCCACTGTGCTGTCCCGGAGAGCAGAGGAGATCA TGATGTATTTAAACCGGGCGAGGCAGATGGAGACGGAACAGCAGACA catcaTGTGGAGGTTTCAGTCACTCTCACGTTACTCCAAACACATCGCTGGGTTTCATTCACGCCACACCATCTCGTGTTCAACCTTCCCCCACTGTCAACACACGAGAGGCTTTGg GTGTGATCATGGACATGTTTCAGGCGCCCACGCTCCTCCAGGAGACCATGTTCAACAGCCTCATCCAGCCTGAGGACAGCTTTGAGAAGAGCTGCAGAATCACTG gtAGTGCCCCCTTGTGTGTTAAACCACCCAGCACGACTCCATTCAAGATTTTCCAGGACAAAGATGAGCAGGAGAATGGAGG TTCTGATGCGGCAGTGAAAAGAACCAAACCAGCCGTGAGCCGAGTGCTGACAGAAATCCCAGTATCCAAAGCCAAT GACACTCCAGTCAGCACTGAGTCTATAGCAGATGAGAGTACCGTATGGGGCGCTCGTAACGTCTCAGTGGGCCCGTGTCCCAACCACACATATGATTTCACCCTGTCCGCTCATCTGGTGTCCACACCGCTCCACCCTCACGCTCCTCACTCATGGGATATGGAGCAGGAGTCAG AGGAAAACATGCCACTCAGAGCTGTTGGCTGTCCTGAGGAAAATCCATTCATGCGGCAGCCGACTAAACTCAG TCCTATCATTGAGCAGAGTCCAGCAGATGAGAAGGCATCAGAGGTGGTCGAGTGCAGCATGCGTGCTCAAGGTACTATTGTTGGTGAAGGCGTGTCTTTGGCTCATCAGAGTCAGGGGCTTTCTCTGGCCCAGCACAGCCAAATGACTTGCAGCAGGGACCCGCTGGCCGCCCTGTCCTTCCCCGATCAGACAGTCCTGAGGTCGGAGGACGAATCCATGAAGTCCATCAACATAAGCACCAGACCCAGCTGGAGCATCTATCGCTGCCCAGAGAAAGAGCCAGAACCAGATCCGATGCACTCTAATGTATTTGCCCCTAATAGAGATGTCTTAGTACATGAAGACGTTGTTGATGCTCTCCTGCCAAAGAGGTCCTTTCACAGGCGAGAGTCAGGGAGGAAGCCTTTGAAGAGTCAGGATGTTGTCAGCAGGTCCCTCTGTGAGCAAGATGTCCTGATGAGTCCAAAACCTGCTCCTGGACTGCACTGGTTACAGGTGGACAGCTTTGCACCTACAACAGATCCAGATCTTGATGTCATGATGAGTCCGACCTCTGGAGCGGAACGGAGCATTATCGCCAAGCCTGCCTGGACCATCTACCAGAGTCCGGAGAAAGCACCCGAACAACACGTCCTGTGGGCAACGAATCCAGAACCAATGGCAGAGCAGGATTTAGACGTGCTCTCAGCTCCTAAGGCTGTTAAAGTTCTCCTTCCAAAGAAATCATTAAAGCAGCGGAGGTCCGGGGTGAAGGCTTCACAGATGTTTCATGAATCTCTCTTGATGAGTCCAACGCAAGCCTCTAAACCAGCTCAGGAAGTGCCCATGAGTCCAGACGCAGCATCGGGACCGAACTGGCTCTGCACCGACAGCCCTCAATGGCCGAAGGAAACAAATCTGGATGTGGCCAACCCACCACAGAGCTCCAAGAAAATCTCTTTTCCTGCAGTAGGAAGCACAACGCTTCTGCCGAGTCCGGCTCGGAAGGCTGTCGGTGGAGTGGAGGTTCCTATGAGCCCCATGGACACATCCAGACCAG TCTTTGTGAATCTGGTGTCAGATCCCTGGAATGAGGACTTGATAGTCTCTCTGCTGTCGAACCTGCAGCCTCCTCTCTCATCCCATCGCAACCTCACTGTCTGGAGCTGTCGCCTGCCCACCATCACTCCCAAAATGACTGTTCAGATCG CGGGAGAGTCACTGCGAGTGGACTTTGTTCTCGGACAGGGGGCTTTTGCCACAGTATACCAGGCCACCAATCTGATGACCACACAAAAACTCTTCCTGAAG GTGCAGAAGCCAGCGAACCCCTGGGAGTTTTACATCGACAGTCAGCTGAACGGCCGCCTGCAGCCCAGTGTACGGCATCTCTTCAACACCATACACTCGGCTCACCTCTTCATCAATGGCAGTGTCCTCATTGGAGAGCTGCACAACTGTGGCACACTACTG AATGTTATTAACCTGTATAAGAACCGCAGTGAGAAGGCGATGCCTCAAGCTCTAGTGATCTACTTCACTGTCTGCATACTGCACATGGTCGAGCAGCTACATCAGGCCAACATCATACATGCTGACATCAAACCTGACAACTTCCTGTTGGGAGAGAG GTTTCTGGAGAATGACTGCTTTGAGCAGGATAATCTACAGCACGGTTTGGCTCTTGTTGATCTGGGTCAGAGCATTGATATGACACTCTTCCCAGAAGGCACAGTGTTCACTGCCAAATGTATGACATCAGGCTTCCAGTGTGTGGAGATGCTGAGCGGGCGACCCTGGAACTACCAG ACCGATTACTTTGGCATTGCGGGAACGGTCTATTGTATGATATTTGGGACGTACATGCAAGTTAAAAATGAAGGTGGAGTTTGGAAAACAAATGGAGTGTTCAAAAG GAACATTCATGCTGATCTTTGGCAGGACTTCTTCCACACACTGCTGAACGTGCCAGACTGCAACTCTTTACCATGTCTGCGCAGTCTTCGTCTGCGTCTGAACGCAGTCTTGCAGGAGAACTACAGCACCAAACTGCGCAGCCTGAAGAACAGACTGGTGATCCAGATCCTGGAGTCTCACTCCTCGCGCAGATGA